From the genome of Eucalyptus grandis isolate ANBG69807.140 chromosome 2, ASM1654582v1, whole genome shotgun sequence, one region includes:
- the LOC104434246 gene encoding cytochrome P450 736A117-like, which produces MGERLPYDRKDVTPYGDYWRRVRSICVLQLLSNKKVQSFGTVQEEEISLFMEKIEQHRSVDLSNMFAMLMNDIICRVALGRKYSDDEQGKKFKGLLTELMDLLGTFNVGDFIPSLGWINKVTGLDAKVERVARVFDEFLNEVVEEHRRKMEEKSVGRGGEDRGDFVDVLLEIDKDKTWFCSWCR; this is translated from the coding sequence ATGGGCGAGAGGCTTCCGTACGACCGCAAGGACGTGACGCCGTACGGCGATTACTGGAGGCGAGTGAGGAGCATCTGCGTGCTCCAGCTGTTGAGCAACAAGAAGGTCCAGTCGTTTGGGACGGTCCAAGAAGAAGAGATCTCTTTATTTATGGAGAAGATCGAGCAGCACCGCTCAGTGGACCTGAGCAACATGTTCGCGATGCTGATGAACGACATCATATGCCGGGTGGCTCTGGGGAGGAAGTACAGCGACGACGAGCAGGGCAAGAAGTTCAAGGGACTGTTGACAGAACTGATGGATTTGCTGGGCACTTTCAACGTTGGGGACTTCATTCCGAGCCTTGGGTGGATCAACAAGGTGACTGGTTTAGATGCGAAAGTGGAGCGTGTTGCGAGGGTGTTCGATGAGTTCCTCAATGAGGTGGTGGAGGAGCACCggaggaagatggaggagaagagcGTTGGCCGCGGAGGTGAAGATAGGGGAGACTTTGTGGACGTTTTGCTGGAGATTGATAAGGACAAGACTTGGTTTTGCTCTTGGTGCCGATAG
- the LOC104417619 gene encoding serine/threonine-protein kinase AFC2 isoform X2: MGEGTFGQVLECWDREKKEMVAIKIVRGIKKYREAAMIEIDVLQQLGRHDKGGNRCVQIRNWFDYRNHICIVFEKLGPSLYDFLRKNNYRSFPVDLVREIGRQLLECVAFMHDLRLIHTDLKPENILLVSPDYLKVPDYKGSSRSPRDSSYFKRVPKSSAIKVIDFGSTTYERQDQTYIVSTRHYRAPEVILGLGWSYPCDVWSVGCIIVELCTGEALFQTHENLEHLAMMERVLGPLPQHMLKRADRHAEKYVRRGRLDWPEGAASRESIRAVLKLPRLQNLIMQHVDHSAGDLIHLLQGLLRYEPLDRLTAREALRHPFFTRDHLRR; encoded by the exons ATGGGCGAAG GAACATTTGGCCAAGTACTAGAATGCTGGGAcagggaaaagaaggaaatggtcGCTATTAAGATTGTCAGGGGGATTAAGAAGTATCGTGAAGCAGCAATGATCGAAATCGATGTTCTACAGCAGCTGGGAAGGCATGATAAGGGTGGCAATCG TTGTGTACAAATACGGAACTGGTTTGACTATCGTAACCATATCTGTATT GTGTTTGAGAAGCTTGGACCAAGCTTATACGATTTTCTACGGAAAAACAATTATCGCTCATTTCCCGTTGATCTTGTCCGTGAGATTGGAAGACAACTGTTGGAATGTGTAGCAT TTATGCATGATTTGCGCCTCATACACACCGATCTGAAACCTGAGAATATACTTCTTGTTTCTCCAGACTATTTGAAAGTCCCAGATTACAAG GGCTCGTCTCGGTCACCAAGGGACAGTTCCTATTTTAAAAGGGTCCCCAAATCAAGTGCCATTAAAGTGATTGATTTTGGTAGCACAACATATGAACGTCAGGACCAGACATACATTGTATCAACACGGCATTATCGGGCTCCTGAGGTCATTCTTG GACTTGGATGGAGCTATCCCTGTGATGTGTGGAGTGTTGGTTGCATTATTGTGGAGTTGTGCACG GGTGAGGCATTATTCCAAACACACGAGAACTTGGAGCACCTTGCAATGATGGAAAGAGTGCTAGGTCCTCTGCCTCAGCACATGTTGAAGAGAGCAGA CCGACATGCGGAGAAGTATGTTAGAAGGGGTAGGTTAGATTGGCCAGAAGGTGCCGCCTCTAGAGAAAGCATCAGAGCAGTTCTTAAGCTTCCGCGTCTTCAG AACTTGATAATGCAGCACGTAGACCATTCGGCAGGAGACCTGATACATTTGTTACAAGGGTTACTCCGATACGAACCCTTGGACAGGCTGACTGCTCGGGAAGCTCTCAGGCACCCTTTCTTCACCAGGGATCACCTCCGGCGGTAG
- the LOC104417619 gene encoding serine/threonine-protein kinase AFC2 isoform X3, translating to MFYSSWEGMIRVAIVMHDLRLIHTDLKPENILLVSPDYLKVPDYKGSSRSPRDSSYFKRVPKSSAIKVIDFGSTTYERQDQTYIVSTRHYRAPEVILGLGWSYPCDVWSVGCIIVELCTGEALFQTHENLEHLAMMERVLGPLPQHMLKRADRHAEKYVRRGRLDWPEGAASRESIRAVLKLPRLQNLIMQHVDHSAGDLIHLLQGLLRYEPLDRLTAREALRHPFFTRDHLRR from the exons ATGTTCTACAGCAGCTGGGAAGGCATGATAAGGGTGGCAATCG TTATGCATGATTTGCGCCTCATACACACCGATCTGAAACCTGAGAATATACTTCTTGTTTCTCCAGACTATTTGAAAGTCCCAGATTACAAG GGCTCGTCTCGGTCACCAAGGGACAGTTCCTATTTTAAAAGGGTCCCCAAATCAAGTGCCATTAAAGTGATTGATTTTGGTAGCACAACATATGAACGTCAGGACCAGACATACATTGTATCAACACGGCATTATCGGGCTCCTGAGGTCATTCTTG GACTTGGATGGAGCTATCCCTGTGATGTGTGGAGTGTTGGTTGCATTATTGTGGAGTTGTGCACG GGTGAGGCATTATTCCAAACACACGAGAACTTGGAGCACCTTGCAATGATGGAAAGAGTGCTAGGTCCTCTGCCTCAGCACATGTTGAAGAGAGCAGA CCGACATGCGGAGAAGTATGTTAGAAGGGGTAGGTTAGATTGGCCAGAAGGTGCCGCCTCTAGAGAAAGCATCAGAGCAGTTCTTAAGCTTCCGCGTCTTCAG AACTTGATAATGCAGCACGTAGACCATTCGGCAGGAGACCTGATACATTTGTTACAAGGGTTACTCCGATACGAACCCTTGGACAGGCTGACTGCTCGGGAAGCTCTCAGGCACCCTTTCTTCACCAGGGATCACCTCCGGCGGTAG
- the LOC104417636 gene encoding manganese-dependent ADP-ribose/CDP-alcohol diphosphatase — protein sequence MGSVNGLTSLQGKKPLFSFGVISDVQHADIPDGRSFLGVPRYYRNSITVLQRAVMQWNHHGNLKFAVNLGDIVDGFCPKDRSLDTVSRVVNEFEKFNGPVYHMIGNHCLYNLPRRKLLPLLRIPSIDGCAYYDFSPTSEYRFVVLDGYDISAIGWPQDHPKTQQALKFLQDKNPNLDKNSPVGLVGIERRFLMFNGAVGEEQLHWLDSVLRDATNLKQKVVVCCHLPLDPGASTEVALLWNFDEVMGVIHKYDCVKVCLAGHDHKGGHSIDSLGVHHKVFEAALECPPGTDAYGYVDVYDDRLSLFGAGKMENCDMHFNH from the coding sequence ATGGGCTCAGTCAACGGGTTAACAAGTTTGCAAGGAAAGAAACCCCTCTTCTCTTTTGGGGTCATTTCCGATGTCCAACATGCTGATATTCCTGATGGTCGGTCATTCCTTGGTGTTCCACGATACTATCGGAATAGCATTACCGTATTGCAAAGGGCAGTTATGCAATGGAACCATCATGGGAAtctcaaattcgcagttaatctTGGGGATATTGTTGACGGATTCTGCCCCAAGGACCGTTCTCTTGATACCGTCTCAAGAGTTGTGAATGAATTCGAGAAATTTAATGGTCCCGTCTATCACATGATTGGCAACCATTGCCTTTACAATCTGCCCCGTAGAAAATTACTTCCATTGCTGAGGATTCCAAGCATTGATGGCTGTGCCTACTATGATTTTTCTCCAACATCAGAATACAGATTTGTTGTGCTAGATGGATATGACATAAGTGCCATTGGTTGGCCTCAAGATCATCCCAAGACACAGCAGGCCTTGAAATTTCTTCAGGACAAGAATCCAAATTTGGACAAGAATAGTCCGGTTGGGCTAGTGGGGATTGAGCGACGGTTCCTTATGTTTAATGGAGCTGTTGGGGAAGAACAGCTTCACTGGTTGGATAGTGTTCTTCGTGATGCTACAAATTTGAAACAGAAGGTAGTGGTGTGTTGTCACTTGCCTTTAGATCCAGGTGCATCAACTGAAGTAGCACTCTTGTGGAATTTTGATGAAGTAATGGGTGTGATCCATAAGTACGACTGCGTGAAGGTCTGCCTTGCTGGACACGATCATAAAGGTGGCCATTCGATCGATTCACTTGGAGTACATCACAAAGTGTTTGAAGCTGCATTGGAGTGCCCTCCTGGAACAGATGCTTATGGCTATGTCGATGTCTATGATGACAGGTTATCGCTTTTTGGTGCCGGTAAAATGGAGAACTGCGATATGCATTTTAACCATTGA
- the LOC120290196 gene encoding cytochrome P450 736A117-like, with the protein MAELLRHPKAMNILQTEVRKIANGKPNITDEDLEKMHYVRAVLKETLRLHPSLPIFPRLSTQDVKIRGYDIAKGTIVFVNAWTIGRNPSKSTEPNEFKPERLIKSSVDFKGQDFEMIPFGAGRRVCPGESFVMATNELVLANLVNKFDWALPEGLKAEDLDMTECPGITIQRKVPLLAVATPFPS; encoded by the coding sequence ATGGCCGAGCTTTTAAGGCACCCTAAAGCCATGAACATTCTCCAAACCGAGGTCCGCAAAATTGCCAATGGCAAGCCAAATATAACCGACGAGGACTTGGAGAAAATGCATTACGTGCGAGCAGTGCTCAAGGAGACTCTTCGCCTACACCCTTCGCTCCCGATCTTCCCGCGACTATCGACCCAGGATGTCAAAATCCGAGGCTACGACATCGCAAAGGGGACTATAGTGTTCGTGAACGCGTGGACCATTGGTAGGAACCCATCAAAGTCGACTGAGCCGAACGAGTTCAAGCCTGAGAGGTTAATAAAGAGCTCGGTGGATTTCAAGGGACAGGATTTCGAGATGATTCCTTTCGGTGCTGGCAGGCGGGTTTGTCCCGGGGAATCGTTCGTGATGGCGACGAACGAACTTGTCTTGGCGAATCTGGTGAACAAGTTCGATTGGGCACTGCCAGAGGGTCTAAAAGCCGAGGATTTGGACATGACCGAATGCCCTGGTATCACCATCCAAAGGAAAGTTCCTCTCCTTGCTGTCGCCACTCCATTTCCGAGTTAA
- the LOC104417619 gene encoding serine/threonine-protein kinase AFC2 isoform X1 produces the protein MEMERVTDFPHTHMDRRPRKRARLGWDVPEAPEAQVGMFCGQEVGLMTSFAPSTAPSDYISSSLFVKGGARNGTPPWREDDKDGHYMFELGDNLTSRYRIHSKMGEGTFGQVLECWDREKKEMVAIKIVRGIKKYREAAMIEIDVLQQLGRHDKGGNRCVQIRNWFDYRNHICIVFEKLGPSLYDFLRKNNYRSFPVDLVREIGRQLLECVAFMHDLRLIHTDLKPENILLVSPDYLKVPDYKGSSRSPRDSSYFKRVPKSSAIKVIDFGSTTYERQDQTYIVSTRHYRAPEVILGLGWSYPCDVWSVGCIIVELCTGEALFQTHENLEHLAMMERVLGPLPQHMLKRADRHAEKYVRRGRLDWPEGAASRESIRAVLKLPRLQNLIMQHVDHSAGDLIHLLQGLLRYEPLDRLTAREALRHPFFTRDHLRR, from the exons ATGGAGATGGAACGCGTGACCGACTTCCCGCACACGCACATGGATCGGCGGCCCAGGAAGAGGGCGCGCCTCGGCTGGGACGTGCCTGAGGCTCCCGAG GCTCAGGTAGGAATGTTTTGTGGACAAGAGGTTGGCCTTATGACAAGCTTTGCACCATCAACAGCACCCTCAGACTATATTTCTAGCTCTCTATTTGTAAAGGGAGGTGCTCGAAATGGTACTCCTCCATGGAGAGAAGATGACAAAGATGGGCATTACATGTTTGAGCTTGGAGATAATTTAACATCACGCT ACAGAATTCACAGCAAAATGGGCGAAG GAACATTTGGCCAAGTACTAGAATGCTGGGAcagggaaaagaaggaaatggtcGCTATTAAGATTGTCAGGGGGATTAAGAAGTATCGTGAAGCAGCAATGATCGAAATCGATGTTCTACAGCAGCTGGGAAGGCATGATAAGGGTGGCAATCG TTGTGTACAAATACGGAACTGGTTTGACTATCGTAACCATATCTGTATT GTGTTTGAGAAGCTTGGACCAAGCTTATACGATTTTCTACGGAAAAACAATTATCGCTCATTTCCCGTTGATCTTGTCCGTGAGATTGGAAGACAACTGTTGGAATGTGTAGCAT TTATGCATGATTTGCGCCTCATACACACCGATCTGAAACCTGAGAATATACTTCTTGTTTCTCCAGACTATTTGAAAGTCCCAGATTACAAG GGCTCGTCTCGGTCACCAAGGGACAGTTCCTATTTTAAAAGGGTCCCCAAATCAAGTGCCATTAAAGTGATTGATTTTGGTAGCACAACATATGAACGTCAGGACCAGACATACATTGTATCAACACGGCATTATCGGGCTCCTGAGGTCATTCTTG GACTTGGATGGAGCTATCCCTGTGATGTGTGGAGTGTTGGTTGCATTATTGTGGAGTTGTGCACG GGTGAGGCATTATTCCAAACACACGAGAACTTGGAGCACCTTGCAATGATGGAAAGAGTGCTAGGTCCTCTGCCTCAGCACATGTTGAAGAGAGCAGA CCGACATGCGGAGAAGTATGTTAGAAGGGGTAGGTTAGATTGGCCAGAAGGTGCCGCCTCTAGAGAAAGCATCAGAGCAGTTCTTAAGCTTCCGCGTCTTCAG AACTTGATAATGCAGCACGTAGACCATTCGGCAGGAGACCTGATACATTTGTTACAAGGGTTACTCCGATACGAACCCTTGGACAGGCTGACTGCTCGGGAAGCTCTCAGGCACCCTTTCTTCACCAGGGATCACCTCCGGCGGTAG